CACCACCGGTTCGCTCCGCGTCGTCCTGCACCCGGGGGACTCGCTCTCCCGCGGGCAGCGCCTCGTCTACGTCTTCGTCCTGGGGGCCCTCACCGCGCTCGGGCCGTTCACCATCGACCTGTACCTGCCGGCGTTCCCGTCGCTCGAGGGCGACCTCGGGATCTCGGCCGGCACGGTCCAGCTCACCCTGACGGCGACCACGATCGGGTTCGCCGTCGGGCAGCTGCTCGTCGGCCCCTGGAGCGACAAGGTCGGTCGGCGCCTCCCGCTGATCATCGCGACGAGCGTGCACGTGGCGGCCTCGGTCGGGGCCGCGCTCGCCCCGAACGTCGAAGTGCTCGCGCTGTTCCGGGTGCTGCAGGGCATGGGGGCCTCGGCCGGAGGCGTCGTGGCGATGGCGACCGTCCGCGACCTGTTCGGCGGCAAGCCCCTCGTGCGCATGCTGTCCCGCCTGGCGATGGTGAACGGGCTCGCGCCGATCCTCGCCCCGCTCATCGGTTCGCAGATGCTCCGGTTCACGAGCTGGCGCGGCATCTTCGTCTTCCTCGCCTGCTACGGCCTCGCCGTGGTGATCGCCTCGGTGCTGCTCATCGTCGAGACCCTGCCGCCGGCACGTCGACACGAGGCCGGGCACTCGAGCGTCGGGCAGCGGTACCGGGCGCTCTTCTCCGACCGGATCTTCGTGGGCGTGGCCCTCATCGGCGCGATGGTGTTCAGCGGGCTGTTCTCGTACCTCAGCGCGTCGCCGTTCCTGTTCCAACAGGTGTACGACCTCAACGCGCAGCAGTACGGCCTGCTCTTCGCGGTGAACTCGATCGGCGTCGTGCTCGGGGTGCAGATCTCGTCCCGCATCGCGCAGCGCGTCGGCCCGCAGTGGATCCTGGCGTGCTCGACCGCGACGCTGTTCCTCGCGGCCGTGGCGATCATCGTGCTCGACCTGCTCGGCGCCGGGCTCGTCGGGGTGCTCGTGCCGCTGTGGTTCTTCATCGCCGCCTGCGGGTTCTCGTTCCCGCTCGTGCAGGTGATCGGCCTCGCGGCCCACGGCAAGGAGGCGGGCACCGCAGCGTCCCTCCTCGGTGCCCTGAACTTCGGCGTGGCCGGGCTCATCTCGCCGATCGTCGGCTGGCTCGGCATCACCACCGCGGCGCCCATGGCGGCCGTGATGGCGTGCACGTCGGCCGTGGCGATCGCCCTGCTCTGGGTGGTCGTGCGGCCGCGGACGGTGCCGGCGCTCTCGCACTGACGCGTCGCGCGGCGGCTCGCGCGGCGTCGCGCGGGGGCGGGTGACGTCGCGGTGCGCGAGCCGTCGCTGTCGCTGTCGGACGACGTGACCGCTGTCGGACGACGTCGACCGTGTCGTCCGACGGCGGCACGAGCGGGACCGAACCGGCTGTCCGCGCCGTTCGTATGCTGAGCGCATGAGCGA
This is a stretch of genomic DNA from Curtobacterium sp. 458. It encodes these proteins:
- a CDS encoding multidrug effflux MFS transporter, which produces MTAPATTGSLRVVLHPGDSLSRGQRLVYVFVLGALTALGPFTIDLYLPAFPSLEGDLGISAGTVQLTLTATTIGFAVGQLLVGPWSDKVGRRLPLIIATSVHVAASVGAALAPNVEVLALFRVLQGMGASAGGVVAMATVRDLFGGKPLVRMLSRLAMVNGLAPILAPLIGSQMLRFTSWRGIFVFLACYGLAVVIASVLLIVETLPPARRHEAGHSSVGQRYRALFSDRIFVGVALIGAMVFSGLFSYLSASPFLFQQVYDLNAQQYGLLFAVNSIGVVLGVQISSRIAQRVGPQWILACSTATLFLAAVAIIVLDLLGAGLVGVLVPLWFFIAACGFSFPLVQVIGLAAHGKEAGTAASLLGALNFGVAGLISPIVGWLGITTAAPMAAVMACTSAVAIALLWVVVRPRTVPALSH